One region of Streptomyces capillispiralis genomic DNA includes:
- a CDS encoding DUF6227 family protein, with amino-acid sequence MSVPYETEAYEPPDPPESPEEHLARLLGRALNSFELPDETVGRLDCALVHDSSLHSAHHSAGLHRETYRHTWLLADGSALTLWELVHNTAAGAEPQHEVYVDEEELRTATARLPLPPDTTDFELPVTVQLSPAPALRHVYVPEGSADHARRLLRRAENVDRPGAETAALLATACAHRITQAFGRPSRAGRTRLAFSLYEHAFLLGDGAELSLWEVEHTVTPDGRHMCEVYVSEEAAREAMERRAAQVS; translated from the coding sequence TTGAGCGTTCCGTACGAGACGGAAGCGTACGAACCACCCGATCCACCCGAGTCTCCGGAGGAGCACCTCGCGCGACTCCTCGGCCGCGCCCTGAACTCCTTCGAGCTGCCCGACGAGACGGTCGGCCGGCTGGACTGCGCGCTGGTGCACGACAGTTCGCTGCACTCCGCGCACCACAGCGCGGGCTTGCACCGGGAGACGTACCGGCACACCTGGCTGCTCGCCGACGGTTCGGCGCTCACCCTGTGGGAGCTCGTCCACAACACCGCCGCGGGAGCCGAGCCCCAGCACGAGGTGTACGTGGACGAGGAGGAACTGCGCACGGCCACGGCCCGGTTGCCGCTGCCGCCGGACACCACGGACTTCGAGCTGCCGGTGACGGTGCAGCTGTCTCCGGCCCCCGCCCTGCGGCACGTCTACGTCCCGGAGGGTTCCGCGGACCACGCGCGCCGTTTACTGCGCCGGGCGGAGAACGTGGACCGGCCGGGTGCGGAGACGGCCGCCCTGCTGGCCACGGCGTGCGCGCACCGGATCACGCAGGCCTTCGGCCGGCCGTCCCGTGCGGGGCGTACGCGGCTGGCCTTCTCGCTCTACGAGCACGCGTTCCTGCTGGGTGACGGCGCGGAGTTGTCCCTGTGGGAGGTCGAGCACACGGTCACGCCCGACGGGCGCCACATGTGCGAGGTGTATGTCAGCGAGGAGGCGGCGCGGGAGGCGATGGAGCGCCGGGCGGCGCAGGTCTCCTGA